The Gossypium arboreum isolate Shixiya-1 chromosome 4, ASM2569848v2, whole genome shotgun sequence DNA segment AacaatctatttatagggagagattGAAGAATCTTGGTTGAATTAGTGCAatacaaataatatttatctaagaGAAAGATAAGTCACCTAGTTCTATTAGGAGAGAGGTGTGGCTAACCCTAGTTAATGATTGCTGTCCCTTATACACATTATAAAAGGGTTTTGGACCTCTCTTATATTGGATCAAATTATACATGCTTCTTAACTTTTAACCtagcattttataatttaatcgaatatcttttctatttctcaaaataaatattatttattaaattaaattttcaattaaataaaattttcaagctaattctaatttcgttaaagTCATGATAACTTTTTGTAAAAAATTTATgagaatatatttaatttttatatttaatggaTTCACgatgaccaattaatttaattctattttcaaacttcaattattaaaaataatttgaaaaaattaaGGTCATTTCTATACTTAGTGAGAATCATCGATGTAACCCATTtatctaattttattatttttatctatttttgttcaTTTAATTCTAAATGTAATTCGTTTGTGATTTTAGTGAGCTGGCGGGAAACGattagacatatatatatatataattagagttaaaatattttataattaagtttaattatttatcttttaTAAATATGTGGATGGATTTAGAAAAATGCCCACGTAAGAAACCAGGGCCTACCTCACAACTACCATTAAAGTTTCTACTATAATCGGTATTCAAACAGTTCATTCTTATATTTTTACCATTTAATGCGCTAAAAAAAgcataataagtaaataaataagctGCCTTCCTCGCGTCAGTATCTGGCGCTcacttcttttaattttttttttcttttttgttaatattttaaaccCATTCAGTGTCTCTCTCGAGCTTAGCGTTTATATCCTCGTATGCCATCTCACACCTGAAACTTACATCGACTTCTCGGTGTTACCTTAAAGAAACCGAAGCTTGTAAACAATGACGGTGTTTTCCGGCAGTAGACAGGTGGTTCCCGTCGACTACGAGGGTGAAGTTTCTCAGCGTCTCCTCGACGCTTCGTTATCTGGCGATCTGAAGTCCGCTCTTGAATGTCTCGCCGATCCTTTCGTCGATGTCAACTTCGTTGGTACCGTTTGCTTGAAAACGAGGAAGACCGAAGTCGTTTTGAGAGAAGAATCCGCGGCTGAGGTCCGCTTCGAGTATGAAGAGTTTAAAACTGATGTCACCGCTCTTTTCCTCGCTGTTCATGTTGGAAATCTCGCTCTCGTTAAGAAACTATTGGTAATGCAGTAGAAAACTttcgtttttcttttctctttttgtcGATCGGGATGTAATTCAAACTGTTTTACCCACGTCGCGTTTTTTCTGTGATGTTTTTCTCGTTTTGATGATCAAATTTGAAGTCTTACCGTTTTTCTCTTTTTCACtttaaatttcagaattttcaCCTGTCTTATTTCCCTTGTCGTTTTGCTTGGGATTCTCAAGCGTTTTAACCTCTTCTGCCTTTCGGTTATCTTGAGTTGGGTTTCACAAAAAAAACTTTAACTAATTTTGAAgattcaattatttttaaaaaggttttgttgaatttttttaaatgttttggAAATCAGTAACTTGTCACGAGAGTTAGATCGCTGCTTCTAAAGTCCCTAATTTTGACAGCATTGTCGAAAGTTTAGTAGTAATACACCAACGGTATCAAGGAGTGATGTGGTGATTTACTGATTTTGAAGCGTTTCACATCCACTCTCTGAAACTCCATGCTTTGCGACTAGAAAAAAAGTTGGAGTGGATATGATActcacttcgaaacaaaattttcaaattcaaatttCAATCGAATGGTAGTTTGGTGATTTCCTAATCTTTTTCGAACTGCTAAaagaatttaatatttaaattgctCGTAATTTCCTTTCCTTAGATTCTTTGATATAATTATATTCTGACGCTTTTTCCATTTTTTGATTTTCTCAAATTGAGGAAGCTAAGGTTACATcttattcaaaaaaattttgtCTTGCTCGCTTTATTGCTTTTCTCCTGCTCCGGTCCCAAAATTTAAATCGTCACAAGTTACATTAACAATGCCTAATTACGAGATTACCGTAAaataatgaaatgaaaatttatagaTTTAAGTAAGCTTCCTTAATTCACGGTGGTAATTCCActtatttttccttgaatctttacCGAGAATTCCGGATATGGGCAATAAACTATTCCCTTGATTTGAATACATGAAGTAAATGTTTGTGATAcgcatgtcttttatattttatttataaacaaTAAATGCGTTGATGAATTGTAGAAATTCTTGTAATAACACCTCATTGCTTATGGCTGAAACTGAATAATGTCTTGGTAAATTTGAGATTGCTGCATCGTAGTAGCTTCTTTTCTGGGTAGCTGCTAATCTCTTTTGTCAAGAGAACTCTGACTAGGCGATTCAAGCATTTCAGTTCATTTTCAGCTTATCTTTTGTTAAATCAGATGAACCTGTTTCTGGACTTTGATGTGGAAGTTGCGTCAAAGAAGTTGCTATCTGGATTGGCAGTGCGAAGATAGGCTGTCCTAGATCCAGTTTTTTGTTTTCGCCTGTCATTTCCATTGCTTATCGGTTTGATAATTATGCGTTTCTCTTATGGATTGAAGGGCAATTAGTCCAAGATATTTAGTGTTCAACTAGATTCAGAGGTGTCCCGTTTTCTCTTCATCAACATGGTTTTTCTTTTCAGAAGTAAATTCagtagagattttttttttttagaaagacaGTTATAATTTGTGATATTTTATTTTGCATTAAgttggaaaattttttatttcttataCTAGGAGGATGTAAATTAATGTAGCACTCGAAAATAAGCAAGAGGGATAGTTTTATTGATTCCCCGGGACGAGAAATATGCTCTGTGAGCCCCATACTGAGTTGTCACTGACTATTGGCTTGAGTTTGAAGTACAAAACAGTACACGATGCATCCCCCATCCCCTCTTTGATTGAATTCTTTGTGCATTTCTTGAAGAACGTTCCATGATTCTCTGTCTATGAATCAGTGTtgttcccttctttttctttcccagTTTTTGTTTGTCTGTGGCAgtgtattaattattttattttatttttatgaagatTGAAAAATACTTACCATGCTAGTGGTAAAGTACAAGAATGATTGTAAACTTTAACTCCAAAAAGAAGTCTTCCGTTTAAATTcctttaaaatatcaaaatgaaaacaaaaaaaaccgTTTGTATTATGGACTAAAATTTTGTACACTTTTGGATGACAGAGCATAGGAGCTGATGTGAATCATAAACTCTTCAAGGGCTTTGCAACAACAGTAGCCGTGAGGGAGGGCCGACTTGAGATTCTGGAAATATTACTTAAAACTGGGGCTTCTCAGCCAGCGTGCGAGGAAGCTCTTCTGGAGGCAAGCTGCCATGGGCAAGCAAGGCTAGCAGAATTGCTCATGGGCTCTGATTTAATTCGACCACGTGTTGCAGTTCAGGCTCTCATCACAGCATGCTGCAGGGGGTTTGCGGAAGTGGTCAACACTCTCATGAAGGTAAAACCGTCATTCTCGCTGAATCATGCGCATCACTTTACTGCAACTTCATGAGCTCTAAAACTCACTAAAATAGAAGTGTGATGGGGGAAGTTCCAACAATTTTTATGGCAATACCAGATGGCAAAACAAATAGGAGATGCCGGGACCAGGACATTTTATCGTCCTGTAATAAAATTGACTATAAGTTGGGTGATTGGCATGAATGCCCTTATTGCTGATTTAGCTAACAGATTTCTGGTGTTATTTAGTTGATCCTCCAAGGGGACAAAGACCGGGAATATTACCTAGCTCtttgatttaaattttatatgataATCTAATGGCTCTTCTGCTCTATAACAGTGTGGTGTTGATGCAAGTGCAAGTCATAGACAGCTCCTCCGGTCGTCTAAACCTTCCTTGCACACAAATGTTGACTGCACAGCACTTGTTGCTGCTGTGGTTAGTAGGCAGGCCTCCGTTGTTCGCTTGCTTCTACAGGTGATCTAATAATTTAGTGTGCTGTATGATTTACACAACTTTCTCGAACTCTGAAATAAATGCTTTTACATAATTAACCACTACATGGTTAAGTGGGTTCGTGCCACTTATTGTCCTTCTGATAAATCAGAAAGCTTTTTAGACTTTTTCCTAATTTTACATTTGCATATTCAAATAATTGAATCCATCTGGATCTAGTCAAACTTTCTTGTAGTCTGTTTCAATTAAGAATAGTTCATTTTAGCAAGATAGTTTACAATTCCCCGGATTAATTGACAAGAGAGTTTAAAGAGTTGTATTGGTTAAGCAGTCCTCTACTGTTATTTCTTGCCTTGTAAACTACTTAGACTCGTTATCTTATTTATCCAAAATCTTGAAACAGGCTGGGACACAAATCGATATTAAAGTAAGTCTGGGAGCATGGTCATGGGATACGACTACGGGTGAAGAGTTTCGAGTGGGTGCAGGATTGGCTGAGCCCTATGCCATCAGTTGGTGTGCTGTAGAATATTTTGAAGATAGTGGTGCCATATTACGGATGCTCCTTCAGCACCTTCCCCTTGAGACACTTCATCATGGAAGAACCCTCCTCCACCATGCAATTCTTTGTTGCAATGCAGGAGCAGTGAAAGTTCTCTTGGACTGTGGTGCAAATGTAGAATGTCCAGTTAAAACCCTGAAAACCGAGTTCTGTCCAATTCACATGGCTGCCCGTCTTGGCTTGTCAGCAGCCCTTCAATCCCTCATTGATGCTGGTTGTGATCTGAACTCCAAGACAGATTCTGGTGACACAGCTTTGATGGTTTGTGCAAAATTCAAGCATGAAGAATGCGTTGAAGTGCTGACAATGGCTGGTGCTGACTTTGGCTTAGTTAACGTCTGTGGTCAGTCAGCTGGTTCAATCGCTAGATCAAACCAGTGGTCCCTCAGTTTTCAGCAAGCAGTGCTTGATGCAATCAAGGTTGGAAAGATCCCCAAGTCAAGCAACGTTTCAGTTTTTTCTCCTTTAATGTTTGTCGCTCAAGCAGGCGATGTTCAGGCTCTAAAAGCTCTGATAGGAAGTGGAGAAGCTAATATTGATTATCAGGATGATAAAGGTTTTTCGGCAGTAATGGTTGCAGCCTTGAAAGGTCACGTTGAAGCATTCCGTTTGCTAGTCTATGCCGGGGCTGATGTTAAGCTGTTAAACAAATCTGGTGAGACCGCTTTTACGTTGTCCGAACTGAATCAGAACCGTCACCTCTTTGAGAAGGTGATGCTTGAATTTGCACTTGAAAAGGGCAATCGCAATGCCGGAGGCTTCTATGCTTTGCATTGTGCAGCACGGCATGGAGTATTGGATGCTGTTAAATTGTTGACAAGCAGAGGCTATGATGTAAACGTCCCTGATGGAAATGGCTATACTCCACTTATGTTAGCAGCTAGGGAAGGTCACGGTTCCATGTGTGAGCTCTTAATCTCACATGGCGCAAATTGTTATTTCAAGAATACTAAAGGGGAAACCGCACTCTCTCTTGCCAGAAAAATCGTAGGCCTGAAAAACGATGCAGAACGCGTGATTCTGGACTCACTTGCTCGCACGCTCGTTCTTGAAGGCACCTCTGTAATGAAGCATACCAAGGGAGGAAAAGGAAATCCACATGGGAAACAAATGAAAATGGTGGGAACTACTGGG contains these protein-coding regions:
- the LOC108460768 gene encoding uncharacterized protein LOC108460768 isoform X1 encodes the protein MTVFSGSRQVVPVDYEGEVSQRLLDASLSGDLKSALECLADPFVDVNFVGTVCLKTRKTEVVLREESAAEVRFEYEEFKTDVTALFLAVHVGNLALVKKLLSIGADVNHKLFKGFATTVAVREGRLEILEILLKTGASQPACEEALLEASCHGQARLAELLMGSDLIRPRVAVQALITACCRGFAEVVNTLMKCGVDASASHRQLLRSSKPSLHTNVDCTALVAAVVSRQASVVRLLLQAGTQIDIKVSLGAWSWDTTTGEEFRVGAGLAEPYAISWCAVEYFEDSGAILRMLLQHLPLETLHHGRTLLHHAILCCNAGAVKVLLDCGANVECPVKTLKTEFCPIHMAARLGLSAALQSLIDAGCDLNSKTDSGDTALMVCAKFKHEECVEVLTMAGADFGLVNVCGQSAGSIARSNQWSLSFQQAVLDAIKVGKIPKSSNVSVFSPLMFVAQAGDVQALKALIGSGEANIDYQDDKGFSAVMVAALKGHVEAFRLLVYAGADVKLLNKSGETAFTLSELNQNRHLFEKVMLEFALEKGNRNAGGFYALHCAARHGVLDAVKLLTSRGYDVNVPDGNGYTPLMLAAREGHGSMCELLISHGANCYFKNTKGETALSLARKIVGLKNDAERVILDSLARTLVLEGTSVMKHTKGGKGNPHGKQMKMVGTTGVLQWGKSRKRNVICREAELGPSQAFERNRSGKGNANEPGVFRVVTTKNKEVHFMCEGGLEMAELWVRGIKLVTREAIFGKQPER
- the LOC108460768 gene encoding uncharacterized protein LOC108460768 isoform X2 encodes the protein MGSDLIRPRVAVQALITACCRGFAEVVNTLMKCGVDASASHRQLLRSSKPSLHTNVDCTALVAAVVSRQASVVRLLLQAGTQIDIKVSLGAWSWDTTTGEEFRVGAGLAEPYAISWCAVEYFEDSGAILRMLLQHLPLETLHHGRTLLHHAILCCNAGAVKVLLDCGANVECPVKTLKTEFCPIHMAARLGLSAALQSLIDAGCDLNSKTDSGDTALMVCAKFKHEECVEVLTMAGADFGLVNVCGQSAGSIARSNQWSLSFQQAVLDAIKVGKIPKSSNVSVFSPLMFVAQAGDVQALKALIGSGEANIDYQDDKGFSAVMVAALKGHVEAFRLLVYAGADVKLLNKSGETAFTLSELNQNRHLFEKVMLEFALEKGNRNAGGFYALHCAARHGVLDAVKLLTSRGYDVNVPDGNGYTPLMLAAREGHGSMCELLISHGANCYFKNTKGETALSLARKIVGLKNDAERVILDSLARTLVLEGTSVMKHTKGGKGNPHGKQMKMVGTTGVLQWGKSRKRNVICREAELGPSQAFERNRSGKGNANEPGVFRVVTTKNKEVHFMCEGGLEMAELWVRGIKLVTREAIFGKQPER